Below is a genomic region from Gillisia sp. Hel_I_86.
GTGTATTAGTCATCTATTTCCTCCAGTTCCCTTATTTCTTTCCTATCCTTGTTCACAATAACATACACATGACCAATATTGGTCATATCATTAAATAATTGAATGTCTATTGTGTAATAACTCCCATTTTCATCTAACTCAAAGCCTATAATATTGCCAATTGGAATACCGCGAGGAAAAATTAAAGATTTCCCGCCCGTTATAATGGTGTCCCCTTTTTTAACAGGAGCCAATCTAGGCACATCTGTTAACTGGACTACATTGGGATCCTTGCCATTCCATACCAAAGAACCAAAATGGTTGGTCTTTTTAAGTTGTGCATTTATTTTGGAATCGCTGTTCAATATAGAAATCACCCTAGCGTAATTTTTAGTGGCATTATCTATTATCCCAACTATCCCTTGGCTGGTAACCACACCAGATTCCGGTAAAATATGGTCTTTTCTGCCCTTATCCAAGGTGATGTAATTATCTACTTTAGCATAGTTATTATTAATAACCCTAGCGGTCCTAAACTCATAAATCCCCTCGTAGACGGTAGAATCTATGAAAGTGTCATTGAACAAAGTATCTGGGACATTGGAAAGCTTGTTTCGTAACAAATTATTCTCTTCCAGAAGGCGTTTGTTGTATTCTTCAAGATAAAAATAAGATTGAATGCTATTCGCTTTTTTATAGATCCCACCGGTAATGAAATTAGCAGAACTAATAAATTTGCTTTTATGGAATGAATGGGACTGAATCGTGAAAAATATAGATACGCCAAACAGCAACAGAAATAAGATGTTATTCTTATTGCGGATAAGAAAATTGAATATCTGCTGCATGGGTTAAATCCTACTTTATCAATATTCCTTTGTAACGGGCAAGGTTTTTAAGGCATATTCCGGTTCCTCGAACAACGGCTCTTAATGGGTCTTCTGCAATGTATACCGGGAGATCTGTTTTTAAGGATAAACGTTTGTCTAGGCCTCTTAGCATAGAACCTCCACCTGCAAGATAGATCCCGGTATTGTAAATATCGGCAGCTAATTCTGGGGGGGTTTGGGATAACGTTTCCATCACGGCATCTTCTATCCTTAAAATAGATTTATCCAATGCCTTCGCGATTTCTCTGTAAGATATTTGAACCTGTTTCGGTTTCCCAGTAAGTAAATCCCTACCCTGAACGCTCATTTCCTCTGGCGGAACTTCAAGATCTTCGGTAGCAGCACCTATTTGAATTTTTATTTTTTCAGCAGTACGCTCTCCAACATATAAGTTATGCTGGGTACGCATGTAATACACAATATCATTGGTAAAAACATCCCCTGCAATTTTCACAGACTTATCGCAAACAATTCCTCCAAGAGCAATCACGGCAATTTCTGTAGTACCACCTCCTATATCGACGATCATGTTTCCTTTTGGCTGCATGATGTCTATACCAATACCAATTGCTGCTGCCATTGGTTCGTGAATAAGATACACCTCTTTTCCATTAACCCGCTCTGCACTTTCTTTTACCGCTCTCATTTCTACTTCTGTAATTCCAGAAGGGATACAAATAACCATTCTTAAAGCTGGAGTAAACATTTTTTTCTTTAATGCAGGAATTTCCTTGATAAACATGCTTATCATTTTCTCACTGGCATCAAAATCTGCAATTACACCATCCTTTAAAGGCCGAATGGTTTTAATGTTCTCATGGGTTTTCCCTTGCATCATCGCAGCTTCTTTCCCAACGGCGATAATTTTACCGGTGGTCCTGTCCCTGGCTACAATAGATGGACTATCTACTACTACTTTATCGTTGTGGATTACCAATGTGTTGGCGGTTCCTAAATCTATTGCTATTTCTTCAATG
It encodes:
- a CDS encoding rod shape-determining protein yields the protein MGFFDFLIEEIAIDLGTANTLVIHNDKVVVDSPSIVARDRTTGKIIAVGKEAAMMQGKTHENIKTIRPLKDGVIADFDASEKMISMFIKEIPALKKKMFTPALRMVICIPSGITEVEMRAVKESAERVNGKEVYLIHEPMAAAIGIGIDIMQPKGNMIVDIGGGTTEIAVIALGGIVCDKSVKIAGDVFTNDIVYYMRTQHNLYVGERTAEKIKIQIGAATEDLEVPPEEMSVQGRDLLTGKPKQVQISYREIAKALDKSILRIEDAVMETLSQTPPELAADIYNTGIYLAGGGSMLRGLDKRLSLKTDLPVYIAEDPLRAVVRGTGICLKNLARYKGILIK
- the mreC gene encoding rod shape-determining protein MreC, with amino-acid sequence MQQIFNFLIRNKNNILFLLLFGVSIFFTIQSHSFHKSKFISSANFITGGIYKKANSIQSYFYLEEYNKRLLEENNLLRNKLSNVPDTLFNDTFIDSTVYEGIYEFRTARVINNNYAKVDNYITLDKGRKDHILPESGVVTSQGIVGIIDNATKNYARVISILNSDSKINAQLKKTNHFGSLVWNGKDPNVVQLTDVPRLAPVKKGDTIITGGKSLIFPRGIPIGNIIGFELDENGSYYTIDIQLFNDMTNIGHVYVIVNKDRKEIRELEEIDD